Proteins encoded by one window of Streptomyces sp. LX-29:
- a CDS encoding ABC transporter permease has protein sequence MRRHVLRRLLQMIPVFLGSTFLIFFMVYALGDPVAALFGDRAPDPATAARIRAELHLDEPLWKQYLLYMGQIFRGDFGTAFNGDEVTALMALSFPVTLRLTLVAVFIELLVGISLGVLTGLRRGRALDSSVLLLTLVVVSVPTFVSGYVLQLLFGVEWGWVSPTVPPGAPLGELLLPGLVLALTSLAYTTRLTRTSIVENARADHVRTAVAKGLPRRRIITRHLLRTSLIPVVTFIGADIGALMGGAIVTERIFNIHGVGYQLYQGILRQNSPTVVGFVTILVLIFLLANLLVDLLYAVLDPRIRYA, from the coding sequence ATGCGCCGCCATGTGCTCCGGCGACTGCTCCAGATGATTCCGGTGTTCCTCGGCAGCACCTTCCTCATCTTCTTCATGGTCTACGCGCTGGGCGACCCGGTCGCCGCCCTCTTCGGCGACCGGGCCCCCGACCCCGCCACCGCCGCCCGGATCCGCGCCGAACTCCACCTCGACGAGCCGCTGTGGAAGCAGTACCTGCTGTACATGGGGCAGATCTTCCGGGGCGACTTCGGCACCGCCTTCAACGGCGACGAGGTCACCGCGCTGATGGCCCTCTCCTTCCCCGTCACCCTGCGGCTCACGCTGGTCGCCGTCTTCATCGAACTGCTCGTCGGCATCAGCCTCGGCGTCCTCACCGGACTGCGCCGCGGACGCGCGCTGGACAGCTCGGTGCTGCTGCTGACGCTGGTCGTGGTCTCCGTGCCCACCTTCGTCAGCGGCTATGTGCTCCAGCTGCTGTTCGGCGTGGAGTGGGGCTGGGTGAGCCCCACGGTGCCGCCCGGAGCGCCGCTGGGCGAACTGCTGCTGCCCGGGCTGGTGCTGGCGCTGACCTCGCTGGCGTACACCACCCGGCTCACCCGCACCTCGATCGTCGAGAACGCCCGCGCCGACCATGTGCGCACCGCCGTGGCCAAGGGGCTGCCGCGGCGCCGGATCATCACCCGCCATCTGCTGCGGACCTCGCTGATCCCGGTGGTGACCTTCATCGGAGCCGACATCGGCGCGCTGATGGGCGGCGCCATCGTCACCGAGCGGATCTTCAACATCCACGGCGTGGGCTACCAGCTCTACCAGGGCATCCTGCGGCAGAACTCGCCCACCGTGGTCGGCTTCGTGACCATCCTGGTGCTGATCTTCCTGCTGGCGAACCTGCTCGTCGACCTCCTGTACGCCGTGCTCGACCCGAGGATCCGCTATGCCTGA
- a CDS encoding ABC transporter ATP-binding protein, protein MTRLLEVRDLRVEFRTREGVVRAVDGVSCAVDAGRTLAVLGESGSGKSVTAQAVMGILDSPPARVTGGRVLFRGRDLLTAGREERRRVRGAQMAMVFQDALSALNPVVPVGTQLGEMYRVHRGMSRRDARARAVELMERVGIPAARDRAGDYPHQFSGGMRQRIMIAMALALEPDLIIADEPTTALDVTVQAQVMELLAELRRERAMGLILITHDLGVVADVADTIAVMYAGRIVETAPVAELYAAPAHPYTRGLLDSVPRLDRGGGELYAIKGLPPGPGRLPSGCPFHPRCPRARDVCRTDPPPLADVAPGRTSACHFWKETLGERR, encoded by the coding sequence ATGACCAGGCTGCTGGAGGTGCGGGACCTGCGGGTCGAGTTCCGCACGAGAGAGGGCGTGGTGCGGGCCGTCGACGGCGTCAGCTGCGCCGTCGACGCGGGGCGCACACTCGCCGTGCTCGGCGAGTCCGGATCCGGGAAGTCGGTGACCGCCCAGGCCGTGATGGGCATCCTCGACTCCCCACCGGCCCGGGTGACCGGCGGTCGGGTCCTCTTCCGGGGGCGCGACCTGCTCACCGCCGGCCGCGAGGAGCGGCGGAGGGTGCGCGGCGCCCAGATGGCGATGGTCTTCCAGGACGCGCTCTCCGCGCTCAACCCCGTGGTGCCGGTGGGCACCCAGCTCGGCGAGATGTACCGGGTGCACCGGGGCATGTCCCGCCGGGACGCCCGGGCCAGGGCGGTGGAGCTGATGGAACGGGTGGGCATCCCGGCGGCCCGGGACCGGGCGGGGGACTATCCGCACCAGTTCTCGGGTGGCATGCGGCAGCGCATCATGATCGCGATGGCGCTGGCGCTGGAGCCGGACCTGATCATCGCGGACGAGCCCACGACCGCGCTGGACGTCACCGTCCAGGCCCAGGTGATGGAGTTGCTCGCGGAGCTGCGCCGAGAACGCGCCATGGGGCTCATCCTGATCACCCACGACCTGGGGGTGGTGGCGGACGTCGCCGACACCATCGCGGTGATGTACGCGGGGCGGATCGTGGAGACCGCGCCCGTGGCCGAGCTCTACGCGGCACCCGCCCACCCGTACACCCGCGGCCTGCTGGACTCCGTCCCCCGCCTGGACCGCGGGGGCGGCGAGCTGTACGCCATCAAGGGCCTGCCGCCCGGCCCGGGGCGCCTCCCGTCGGGCTGCCCCTTCCACCCGCGCTGCCCCCGCGCGCGGGACGTCTGCCGCACCGACCCGCCGCCGCTCGCCGACGTCGCCCCCGGCCGGACCAGCGCCTGCCACTTCTGGAAGGAGACCCTCGGTGAGCGGCGATGA
- a CDS encoding alpha/beta hydrolase: MDYTTLKRLNPAEFEGAADGYQSTSNMAQHAKEALERQITAKMREDLDGQALTAALGQLSELSKNFHYVQVECGLVSTGLNALAAELREAKRKLDRAVGDAEAEKFTVNSDGSVSYPAAGEKETDGKVPAGGKVAGIAKRPKTGLAAIDESPDPAKSLQDQAANFNPNPNYAKAAEIANRIAQAIQEATEADDLWAPKLRQLRADDDLTVSDEDWIDAKGDTEGVRKAAKDYLDDIKDLPKKGSPADNAKWWKGLSPDQQDALITLQPDSIGGLDGLPAEVRNEANRTVLAEKRAEIEIALAHHSASQPKDGRPKTIQHKEAVTITSHEWDEWDAKRKKFEEQIKGMDDIQSRFDRTGGKDGLPEAYLLGFSTEGGGRAIIANGNPDTADHTAVYVPGTKSGLGNLEGDINRMVDMHETVGQVAKGKSVSTVTWVGYDAPQTVQSDALSYKYADDGAPAFNKFIDGLNAANTSGADSRITAIGHSYGCTLIGSAARQGHLGADDIVFAGSPTVEVQKAERLDVPKGHVWNEDADGDAVPEAGRWFQGWLGPFGKAIPSDDSFGANQMATDTEGHSGYWKYDREKGEPSLSILNQARVVAGLYDEVELVDD, from the coding sequence ATGGACTACACGACGCTGAAGCGGCTTAATCCGGCTGAGTTCGAGGGCGCGGCCGACGGTTACCAGTCGACGAGCAACATGGCGCAGCACGCCAAGGAGGCTCTGGAGCGGCAGATCACCGCCAAGATGCGGGAGGATCTCGACGGGCAGGCTCTGACGGCGGCTCTGGGACAGCTGTCCGAGCTCTCGAAGAACTTCCACTACGTCCAGGTCGAGTGCGGCCTGGTGAGCACGGGTCTCAACGCGCTGGCCGCGGAGCTGCGGGAGGCGAAGCGCAAGCTGGACAGGGCGGTCGGGGATGCGGAAGCCGAGAAGTTCACGGTCAACTCCGACGGCTCGGTGAGCTATCCGGCGGCAGGCGAGAAGGAGACGGACGGCAAGGTTCCGGCGGGTGGCAAGGTCGCCGGTATCGCGAAGCGGCCCAAGACGGGCTTGGCCGCGATCGACGAGTCACCCGACCCGGCGAAGTCGCTCCAGGACCAGGCGGCCAACTTCAACCCCAACCCGAACTACGCCAAGGCGGCAGAGATCGCCAACCGCATCGCCCAGGCCATCCAGGAGGCCACGGAGGCGGACGACCTGTGGGCGCCGAAGTTGCGGCAGCTGAGGGCGGATGACGATCTGACGGTGTCCGATGAGGACTGGATCGATGCGAAGGGGGACACGGAGGGGGTCCGCAAGGCAGCGAAGGACTACTTGGACGACATCAAGGACCTGCCCAAGAAAGGCAGTCCGGCAGATAACGCCAAGTGGTGGAAGGGCCTGTCCCCGGACCAGCAGGATGCCCTGATCACTCTGCAGCCCGACAGTATTGGTGGCCTCGACGGCCTTCCCGCAGAGGTCCGCAATGAGGCAAACCGCACCGTGCTGGCAGAGAAACGTGCCGAGATTGAAATAGCTCTGGCTCACCACAGCGCGAGCCAGCCGAAAGACGGTCGACCCAAGACCATTCAACATAAGGAGGCCGTGACCATCACGAGCCACGAGTGGGATGAATGGGACGCCAAGCGTAAGAAATTTGAGGAGCAGATCAAGGGCATGGATGACATCCAGAGCCGCTTCGATAGAACAGGAGGCAAGGACGGTCTGCCCGAGGCGTATCTGCTGGGTTTCAGTACGGAAGGCGGAGGGCGTGCCATCATCGCCAATGGAAATCCCGACACCGCCGACCATACCGCTGTATATGTCCCTGGCACCAAATCGGGGCTCGGTAATCTCGAGGGGGACATTAACCGCATGGTCGATATGCATGAGACGGTTGGTCAGGTAGCGAAGGGAAAGAGCGTCTCGACCGTCACCTGGGTCGGCTACGATGCGCCGCAGACTGTTCAATCGGATGCTCTCAGCTACAAATATGCAGACGACGGGGCGCCCGCATTCAACAAATTCATCGATGGTCTCAATGCGGCCAACACTTCAGGAGCGGATAGCCGTATCACCGCGATTGGGCACTCTTACGGGTGCACGCTCATCGGTTCCGCTGCTCGTCAGGGGCACCTGGGCGCGGACGACATAGTCTTCGCGGGGAGTCCGACCGTTGAGGTGCAGAAGGCTGAGAGGTTGGACGTGCCCAAGGGGCATGTGTGGAATGAGGATGCCGACGGTGATGCGGTACCGGAAGCGGGTCGTTGGTTCCAGGGATGGCTGGGCCCTTTCGGTAAGGCCATTCCGAGCGACGACAGCTTCGGCGCCAACCAGATGGCTACTGATACGGAGGGGCATAGCGGATACTGGAAGTATGACCGGGAGAAGGGTGAGCCGAGTCTCAGTATCCTGAATCAGGCAAGAGTCGTTGCGGGGCTCTATGATGAAGTGGAGCTTGTCGATGACTAG
- a CDS encoding ABC transporter ATP-binding protein produces MTTIEKTDAVPAPRGADDDATPLLEVRDLHVEFHTRDGVAKAVNGVNYSVNSGETLAVLGESGSGKSVTAQAIMGILDMPPGKIPQGEILFRGQDMLKMSAEERRKLRGQKIAMIFQDALSSLNPVLSVGYQLGEMFRVHQGLSKKEAKAKAIELMDRVRIPAAKERVGDYPHQFSGGMRQRIMIAMALALEPDLIIADEPTTALDVTVQAQVMDLLAELQREYNMGLILITHDLGVVADVADKIAVMYAGRIVETAPVHELYKRPAHPYTKGLLDSIPRLDQKGQELFAIKGLPPNLLRIPSGCAFNPRCPQAQDICREEVPVLHQVTERDGAELPGRGSGCHFWKETIHG; encoded by the coding sequence GTGACCACGATCGAGAAGACCGACGCCGTGCCCGCCCCGCGCGGTGCGGACGACGACGCCACCCCGCTGCTCGAAGTCCGTGACCTGCATGTGGAGTTCCACACCCGTGACGGGGTCGCCAAGGCGGTCAACGGCGTCAACTACTCCGTCAACTCGGGCGAGACGCTCGCCGTGCTCGGCGAGTCCGGCTCCGGCAAGTCGGTGACGGCGCAGGCCATCATGGGCATCCTGGACATGCCGCCGGGGAAGATCCCGCAGGGCGAGATCCTCTTCCGCGGCCAGGACATGCTCAAGATGTCCGCCGAGGAGCGCCGCAAGCTGCGCGGCCAGAAGATCGCGATGATCTTCCAGGACGCGCTCTCCTCGCTCAACCCGGTGCTCTCCGTCGGCTACCAGCTCGGCGAGATGTTCCGGGTCCACCAGGGCCTCTCCAAGAAGGAGGCCAAGGCCAAGGCCATCGAGCTGATGGACCGGGTGCGCATCCCGGCCGCCAAGGAGCGGGTGGGGGACTACCCGCACCAGTTCTCCGGCGGTATGCGCCAGCGCATCATGATCGCGATGGCGCTGGCCCTGGAGCCGGACCTGATCATCGCGGACGAGCCGACCACCGCGCTGGACGTGACCGTCCAGGCCCAGGTGATGGACCTGCTCGCGGAGCTTCAGCGCGAGTACAACATGGGCCTGATCCTGATCACCCACGACCTGGGCGTGGTCGCGGACGTCGCCGACAAGATCGCGGTGATGTACGCCGGACGGATCGTGGAGACCGCCCCGGTGCACGAGCTCTACAAGCGCCCGGCGCACCCGTACACCAAGGGCCTGCTGGACTCCATCCCGCGCCTGGACCAGAAGGGCCAGGAGCTGTTCGCGATCAAGGGCCTGCCGCCCAACCTGCTGCGGATCCCGTCGGGCTGCGCCTTCAACCCGCGCTGCCCCCAGGCGCAGGACATCTGCCGGGAAGAGGTGCCGGTACTGCACCAGGTCACCGAGCGGGACGGCGCCGAGCTGCCGGGCCGCGGCAGCGGGTGCCACTTCTGGAAGGAGACGATCCATGGCTGA
- a CDS encoding dipeptide ABC transporter ATP-binding protein: MAEPKKNDEAVAKESVEDAVSEVEVARTETVDEAVAAIEAPVERGEPILQVRNLVKHFPLTQGILFKKQVGAVKAVDGVSFDLYQGETLGIVGESGCGKSTVAKLLMTLERATAGEVFYKGQDITKLSGRALKAVRRNIQMVFQDPYTSLNPRMTVGDIIGEPFEIHSEVAPKGDRRRKVQELLEVVGLNPEYINRYPHQFSGGQRQRIGIARGLALNPEIIICDEPVSALDVSVQAQVINLMEKLQDEFNLSYIFIAHDLSIVRHISDRVGVMYLGKMAEIGTDAEIYDHPTHPYTQALLSAVPVPDPGSREGRERIILTGDVPSPANPPSGCRFRTRCWKAEDKCAKEVPVLAIPERFKGVDSLAAHASACHFAEEKDVVHA, translated from the coding sequence ATGGCTGAGCCGAAGAAGAACGACGAGGCCGTGGCCAAGGAGTCCGTCGAGGACGCCGTCTCCGAGGTGGAGGTGGCGCGGACCGAGACCGTCGACGAGGCGGTCGCGGCGATCGAGGCGCCGGTGGAGCGGGGGGAGCCGATCCTCCAGGTCCGCAACCTGGTCAAGCACTTCCCGCTGACCCAGGGCATCCTGTTCAAGAAGCAGGTCGGCGCGGTCAAGGCCGTCGACGGCGTCTCCTTCGACCTCTACCAGGGCGAGACGCTGGGCATCGTCGGCGAGTCCGGCTGTGGCAAGTCCACCGTCGCCAAGCTGCTGATGACGCTGGAGCGGGCCACCGCCGGCGAGGTCTTCTACAAGGGCCAGGACATCACCAAGCTGTCCGGCCGGGCCCTGAAGGCCGTGCGCCGCAACATCCAGATGGTCTTCCAGGACCCGTACACCTCGCTCAACCCGCGGATGACGGTCGGCGACATCATCGGCGAGCCCTTCGAGATCCACTCGGAGGTGGCTCCCAAGGGCGACCGGCGTCGCAAGGTCCAGGAGCTCCTGGAGGTCGTCGGCCTCAACCCGGAGTACATCAACCGCTATCCGCACCAGTTCTCCGGCGGTCAGCGCCAGCGCATCGGCATCGCCCGCGGCCTCGCGCTCAACCCGGAGATCATCATCTGCGACGAGCCGGTCTCGGCGCTGGACGTCTCGGTGCAGGCGCAGGTCATCAACCTGATGGAGAAGCTCCAGGACGAGTTCAACCTGTCCTACATCTTCATCGCGCACGACCTGTCCATCGTCCGGCACATCTCCGACCGGGTCGGCGTGATGTACCTGGGCAAGATGGCGGAGATCGGCACCGACGCCGAGATCTACGACCACCCGACGCACCCCTACACCCAGGCGCTGCTGTCGGCGGTCCCGGTCCCGGACCCCGGCTCCCGCGAGGGCCGCGAGCGGATCATCCTCACCGGCGACGTGCCCTCCCCGGCCAACCCGCCGTCGGGGTGCCGCTTCCGCACCCGCTGCTGGAAGGCCGAGGACAAGTGCGCCAAGGAGGTGCCGGTGCTGGCGATCCCCGAGCGCTTCAAGGGCGTCGACTCGCTGGCCGCCCACGCCTCGGCGTGCCACTTCGCAGAGGAGAAGGACGTCGTCCACGCCTGA
- a CDS encoding ABC transporter permease, translated as MPEQPPYDGREAIAPTGGGALDLATGEAETLERGPGKRRRGDPSERPRGLWSDAWHDLIRNPVFVISALLILFLLVIAVWPQSVATGDPLHCELARAQEGASPGHPFGFDAQGCDVYTRTVYGARASMTVGVCATAGVLLLGGLLGGLAGFYGGWGDALLSRVADVFFGIPIVLGGLVFLSVVTGGSIWPVVGFIVLLGWPQLARIARGSVVTVRETDYVQAARALGAGDGRLLLRHIAPNAVAPVIVVATIALGTYIALEATLSFLGVGLKPPTVSWGIDISAASSHIRNAPHMLLWPAAALSLTVLAFIMLGDAVRDALDPKLR; from the coding sequence ATGCCTGAGCAGCCCCCGTACGACGGTCGCGAGGCCATCGCACCCACCGGCGGCGGCGCGCTGGACCTGGCCACCGGCGAGGCCGAGACGCTGGAGCGCGGGCCCGGGAAGCGGCGGCGCGGCGACCCGTCGGAGCGGCCCCGGGGGCTGTGGTCGGACGCCTGGCACGACCTGATCCGCAACCCGGTCTTCGTAATCTCCGCCCTGCTGATCCTCTTCCTCCTGGTCATCGCCGTCTGGCCGCAGTCCGTCGCCACCGGCGATCCGCTCCACTGCGAGCTGGCCCGGGCCCAGGAGGGCGCCTCGCCCGGCCACCCCTTCGGCTTCGACGCGCAGGGCTGCGACGTCTACACCCGCACCGTGTACGGAGCGCGTGCCTCCATGACCGTCGGCGTCTGCGCCACCGCCGGCGTCCTGCTGCTGGGCGGCCTGCTCGGCGGGCTGGCCGGCTTCTACGGCGGCTGGGGGGACGCGCTGCTGTCCCGGGTGGCGGACGTCTTCTTCGGCATCCCGATCGTGCTGGGCGGGCTGGTGTTCCTCTCCGTGGTGACCGGGGGATCGATCTGGCCGGTGGTCGGCTTCATCGTGCTGCTGGGCTGGCCGCAGCTGGCCCGCATCGCGCGCGGCTCGGTGGTCACCGTCCGGGAGACGGACTATGTGCAGGCCGCGCGGGCGCTCGGGGCGGGCGACGGCCGGCTGCTGCTGCGCCACATCGCCCCCAACGCCGTCGCCCCGGTCATCGTGGTGGCGACCATCGCGCTGGGCACCTACATCGCGCTGGAGGCGACGCTGTCCTTCCTCGGCGTGGGGCTCAAGCCGCCCACCGTCTCCTGGGGCATCGACATCTCCGCCGCCTCCAGCCACATCCGCAACGCCCCGCACATGCTGCTCTGGCCGGCCGCCGCGCTGAGCCTGACGGTGCTGGCGTTCATCATGCTCGGCGACGCGGTGCGCGACGCCCTCGACCCCAAGCTGCGCTGA
- a CDS encoding glutamate--cysteine ligase, translating to MSERGYSAVIEDLPTIGVEEEFLLTDHATRAPVPCAPVVIKRARESLGDQVGDEFVPSMLETRTRPVATLGDLRRELLRLRAGVAAAAAEVGCRAVASGTPVVPPRGRPEVTDKDRYLRMVAEYGPLATGDQGLAVCGCHVHLGVADRDHAVRLGNHLRGWLPTLQSLAGNSPFYAGQDSGYASWRTMRWAQWPGSGPTPHLPDAAAYDALVDSLVDSGMLLDRTMVYWYARPSERFPTVELRVADVSAAPETVLLVAALARALAAVLLAEVRHGTPAPAIPDALLLAAHWRAARDGLGGAGVDLHSGRPRPAVELVDALVERAAPGLEAAGDLALVREVWGRLRATGDGATRQRAAFHRRGRLSDVVDEFALPA from the coding sequence ATGAGCGAACGGGGATACTCCGCGGTGATCGAGGACCTACCCACCATCGGGGTCGAGGAGGAGTTCCTCCTGACGGACCACGCCACACGGGCGCCGGTCCCCTGCGCCCCGGTGGTCATCAAGCGCGCTCGGGAGAGCCTCGGCGACCAGGTCGGCGACGAGTTCGTGCCCAGCATGCTGGAGACCCGCACCCGACCCGTCGCCACCCTGGGCGACCTGCGTCGGGAACTGCTGCGGCTGCGCGCGGGCGTGGCCGCGGCCGCCGCCGAGGTCGGCTGCCGGGCGGTGGCCTCCGGCACCCCGGTGGTGCCGCCCAGGGGCCGCCCCGAGGTCACCGACAAGGACCGCTATCTGCGGATGGTCGCCGAGTACGGCCCGCTCGCCACCGGCGACCAGGGGCTCGCCGTCTGCGGCTGCCACGTCCACCTCGGCGTCGCCGACCGGGACCACGCGGTGCGGCTCGGCAACCATCTGCGCGGCTGGCTGCCCACCCTCCAGTCGCTGGCCGGGAACTCGCCCTTCTACGCCGGCCAGGACTCCGGGTACGCCAGCTGGCGGACGATGCGCTGGGCGCAGTGGCCCGGCAGCGGCCCGACCCCGCATCTGCCGGACGCCGCGGCCTACGACGCGCTGGTCGACTCCCTGGTCGACTCCGGGATGCTGCTGGACCGCACGATGGTCTACTGGTACGCCCGTCCCTCCGAGCGCTTCCCCACGGTCGAGCTGCGGGTCGCCGACGTGAGCGCCGCGCCGGAGACGGTGCTGCTGGTGGCCGCCCTGGCCCGGGCGCTGGCGGCCGTGCTGCTGGCCGAGGTCCGGCATGGCACGCCCGCCCCCGCCATCCCCGACGCGCTGCTGCTCGCCGCGCACTGGCGCGCGGCCCGTGACGGTCTGGGCGGCGCCGGGGTCGACCTCCACAGCGGCCGGCCGCGCCCCGCCGTCGAGCTCGTCGACGCGCTGGTCGAGCGTGCCGCCCCCGGTCTGGAGGCCGCCGGGGACCTGGCGCTGGTCCGCGAGGTGTGGGGCCGGCTGCGGGCCACCGGCGACGGCGCGACGCGACAGCGCGCGGCGTTCCACCGCCGGGGCCGGCTGAGCGATGTGGTGGACGAGTTCGCCCTACCGGCGTGA
- a CDS encoding dipeptide ABC transporter ATP-binding protein yields the protein MSGDDPILVVRDLVKHYPLTRGVVVKKPVGAVRAVDGVSFELHRGETLGIVGESGCGKSTVAKLLVSLERPTAGEVLFKGEDITKLSGRALKAVRRNIQMVFQDPYTSLNPRMTVGDIIGEPFEIHPEAAPKGDRRRRVQELLDVVGLNPEYVNRYPHQFSGGQRQRVGIARGLALRPEVIVADEPVSALDVSVQAQVVNLMERLQDEFDLAYVFIAHDLSVVRHISDRVAVMYLGRFAETGTDTEIYEHPTHPYTQALLSAVPVPDPDARHRRERILLHGEIPSPAAPPSGCRFRTRCWKARLRCELEVPLLAVPPVFRGLDVPAAHPSACHFAEETPKTAPRSPGPA from the coding sequence GTGAGCGGCGATGACCCCATCCTCGTCGTGCGCGACCTGGTCAAGCACTACCCCCTCACCCGGGGCGTCGTGGTCAAGAAGCCGGTGGGCGCGGTCAGGGCCGTGGACGGCGTCTCCTTCGAGCTCCACCGCGGCGAGACGCTGGGCATCGTCGGCGAGTCCGGCTGCGGCAAGTCCACCGTCGCCAAGCTCTTGGTGTCGCTGGAACGACCCACCGCGGGCGAGGTCCTCTTCAAGGGCGAGGACATCACCAAGCTGTCAGGCCGGGCCCTCAAGGCGGTCCGCCGCAACATCCAGATGGTCTTCCAGGACCCGTACACCTCGCTCAACCCCCGGATGACGGTCGGCGACATCATCGGCGAGCCCTTCGAGATCCACCCGGAGGCGGCGCCCAAGGGGGACCGCCGCCGCCGTGTCCAGGAGCTGCTCGACGTGGTCGGCCTCAACCCCGAGTACGTCAACCGCTATCCCCACCAGTTCTCCGGCGGCCAGCGGCAGCGCGTCGGCATCGCCCGCGGGCTGGCGCTGCGCCCCGAGGTCATCGTGGCCGACGAGCCGGTCTCCGCCCTCGACGTCTCCGTACAGGCCCAGGTCGTCAACCTGATGGAGCGCCTCCAGGACGAGTTCGACCTCGCTTACGTCTTCATCGCCCACGACCTGTCGGTAGTGCGGCACATCTCCGACCGGGTCGCGGTGATGTACCTGGGCCGGTTCGCCGAGACCGGCACCGACACCGAGATCTACGAGCACCCCACCCATCCGTACACCCAGGCCCTGCTCTCCGCTGTCCCCGTCCCCGACCCGGACGCCCGCCACCGCCGCGAGCGCATCCTCCTCCACGGCGAAATCCCCTCCCCGGCCGCCCCACCCTCCGGCTGCCGCTTCCGCACCCGCTGCTGGAAGGCGCGACTGCGCTGCGAACTGGAGGTACCGCTGCTTGCGGTCCCCCCGGTCTTCCGCGGCCTGGACGTCCCCGCCGCACACCCGTCGGCGTGTCACTTCGCCGAGGAGACCCCGAAGACGGCGCCGCGGAGCCCCGGACCGGCGTAG
- a CDS encoding ABC transporter substrate-binding protein, translating to MRGPARVPRAACVALTVLAAPAAAGCGGGVEADGIAPGVVRSSWGDPPNPLEPANTNEVQGGKVLDMIFRGLKSYDPKTGEARNMLAERIDTDDQRHYTVTLKRGWTFSNGEPVTARSFVDAWNYAALLDNRQRNAYFFEYIQGYEKVHPDHGAPTARTLSGLSVEDDRTFTVTLRQRFSTWPETLGYNAYAPLPRAFFDDHRAWLDKPIGNGPYQVASYDRGWAMRLRTWRGYPGPDKARNNGVDLRVYTDGNTAYTDLQAGNLDLVDDVPAAQLKNVRSDLDGRYVNQPAGILQTLAFPFYDKDWTGPGAVKVRTGISMAIDREQITRRIFARTRTPATDWTSPVLGPDGGYRAGLCGPACRYDPARARRLIEEGGGLPGGRMTITYNADTGSHREWVDAVCHSVNNALRRDRACVGNPVGTFADFRNRMAAKAMKGPFRAGWQMDYPLIQNFLQPLYYTDASSNDGHWSDREFDRLIDRANAESDPVLAVREFQRAEEVVRDQMAAIPLWYQNGSAGYSSRLRDVALNQFSVPVYHQIRVG from the coding sequence ATGCGCGGACCCGCCCGTGTCCCCCGGGCCGCCTGCGTCGCGCTGACCGTGCTGGCCGCGCCGGCCGCCGCGGGCTGCGGCGGCGGGGTCGAGGCCGACGGCATCGCCCCCGGCGTGGTGCGCTCCTCCTGGGGCGACCCGCCCAACCCGCTGGAGCCGGCCAACACCAACGAGGTCCAGGGCGGCAAGGTCCTCGACATGATCTTCCGCGGGCTCAAGAGCTACGACCCGAAGACCGGCGAGGCGCGGAACATGCTCGCCGAGCGGATCGACACCGACGACCAGCGGCACTACACCGTCACCCTCAAGCGGGGCTGGACCTTCAGCAACGGCGAGCCGGTCACCGCCCGCTCGTTCGTGGACGCCTGGAACTACGCCGCGCTGCTCGACAACAGGCAGCGCAACGCCTACTTCTTCGAGTACATCCAGGGCTACGAGAAGGTCCACCCGGACCACGGCGCCCCCACCGCCCGCACCCTGTCGGGGCTGTCGGTCGAGGACGACCGGACCTTCACCGTCACCCTGCGGCAGAGGTTCTCCACCTGGCCGGAGACGCTCGGCTACAACGCCTACGCGCCGCTGCCGCGCGCGTTCTTCGACGACCACCGGGCGTGGCTGGACAAGCCCATCGGCAACGGGCCCTACCAGGTGGCCTCGTACGACCGCGGCTGGGCGATGCGGCTGCGCACCTGGCGCGGTTACCCCGGCCCCGACAAGGCCCGCAACAACGGCGTGGACCTGCGCGTCTACACCGACGGCAACACCGCCTACACCGACCTCCAGGCCGGCAACCTCGACCTGGTCGACGACGTCCCCGCCGCCCAGCTGAAGAACGTCAGAAGCGACCTGGACGGCCGGTACGTCAACCAGCCCGCCGGCATCCTGCAGACCCTCGCCTTCCCGTTCTACGACAAGGACTGGACCGGGCCGGGCGCGGTCAAGGTGCGCACCGGCATCTCGATGGCCATCGACCGCGAGCAGATCACCCGGCGGATCTTCGCCCGCACCCGCACCCCCGCCACCGACTGGACCTCCCCGGTCCTCGGCCCGGACGGCGGCTACCGGGCCGGGCTGTGCGGGCCCGCCTGCCGCTACGACCCCGCGCGGGCACGCCGGCTGATCGAGGAGGGCGGCGGGCTGCCCGGCGGGCGCATGACGATCACCTACAACGCGGACACCGGCTCGCACCGGGAGTGGGTGGACGCGGTCTGCCACAGCGTCAACAACGCGCTGCGCCGGGACCGGGCGTGCGTCGGCAACCCCGTCGGCACCTTCGCCGACTTCCGCAACCGCATGGCCGCCAAGGCGATGAAGGGCCCCTTCCGCGCGGGCTGGCAGATGGACTACCCCCTGATCCAGAACTTCCTCCAGCCGCTGTACTACACCGACGCCTCCTCCAACGACGGCCACTGGAGCGACCGGGAGTTCGACCGGCTGATCGACCGGGCCAACGCCGAGTCCGACCCCGTCCTCGCGGTGCGCGAATTCCAGCGGGCCGAGGAGGTGGTGCGGGACCAGATGGCGGCCATCCCGCTCTGGTACCAGAACGGCAGCGCCGGCTACTCCAGCCGACTGCGCGACGTCGCCCTGAACCAGTTCAGCGTCCCCGTCTACCACCAGATCAGGGTCGGCTGA